A region of the Pirellulales bacterium genome:
CCGTGGGATTCAACGTGCCGCTCGTCGTGCGCCTGGAAGGGACCGAAGTCGACGAAGGGCGCAAAATCCTCGCCACCAGCGGCGCAAGCATCATCAGCGCCGAGGGCCTGACCGACGCTGCCAAAAAGGTCGTGGCGGCCGCTGTTGCCTAATCAAATCGGCGTCGTCCGTCTCCCGCTCCAAAATGCCAACAGAAATTCTGCCCGCACTGTAATACGAGTCGAACATGAGTATTCTGATCAATAAGAACACCCGCGTCCTTTGTCAGGGTATCACGGGTAAAGTCGGGCAATTTCACACCAAGGGATGCCTCGACTACGGGACCAAGATGGTGGGGGGCGTCACGCCGGGCAAAGGGGGCGAGTCGATACTGGGTCTCCCGGTGTTCGACACTGTAGTCGAAGCGGTGCAGCAAACCGGCGCCGATGCCACGATGATCTTCGTCCCCCCCGCCTTCACCGCCGATGCCATCCTGGAAGCGATCGACGCGGGCATCAAAACCGTGATCGCGATTACCGAGGGCGTACCAGTGATCGACATGGTGCGTGTCTACGATGTCGCGCGGCACAGCAAGTCGGAGCTCGTCGGTCCGAACTGCCCCGGTGTGATCACGCCCGAAGAGTGCAAGATCGGCATTATGCCGGGTCACATTCATCGCAAAGGGCCTGTCGGCTTGATGAGCCGATCGGGCACGCTGACCTACGAAGCCGCCTGGCAATTGACAGGTCTCGGACTGGGCCAATCGACGTGCGTTGGACTGGGTGGCGATCCGATCGTGGGCACATCGTTCATCGACGTGCTGCGGCTGTTCGAGGCCGATCCTGCCACCGAAGCGATCCTGATGATGGGCGAAATCGGCGGCACGGCCGAGGAAGAGGCCGCGGCTTTCGTTCGCGAGCACGTCACCAAGCCCGTGGCCGCGTTCATCGCCGGCCGTGCCGCGCCTCCTGGAAAGCGGATGGGACACGCCGGGGCGATCATCTCGGGTGGCAAGGGAACGGCCACTGAAAAGATCGCCGCGCTGGAAGCCGCCGGCATCGAAGTGGCGCAAAGCCCGGCCGACATGGGCACTGCCATGCAACGCGCCATCGCCCGCAAGAAGCGCTAGACGGCACGCTGCTCCTGTTCTGTCCCCCGCATGTGTGCGTCCGCGCCCTCGATTCGTACACAGCACTCGCGTGCGGCGATGCCAGTACGTGCGCGCGATTTCGATCACCCGCGCCACAGCGGCACTCGTCCGCAGAGTCAGAATAGGTAGAATAACAAGTTCGCCATGCGTGCATCCGCTTGTTGTTCACGGAAGGAACCCCCGCGTGGAATTCCGCCTGCAGAGCCCCTTTCAACCGGCCGGTGATCAGCCGCAAGCCATTGCCACGCTGACCGAGGGCTTGCGCGCGCAACGCAAGCAGCAAGTGCTGATGGGAGTGACCGGCTCGGGCAAGACGTTCACCATGGCGAACGTTATCCAGAACATCCAAAAGCCAACGTTGGTGCTATCGCATAACAAGACCTTGGCCGCACAGCTGTACGGCGAGTTCAAAGATTTCTTCCCTTATAACGCCGTCCATTATTTCGTCAGCTATTACGATTATTATCAGCCCGAGGCCTACATCCCGCAGCGCGATATTTACATCGAGAAAGACGCCTCGATCAATCAAGAGATCGACCGGCTGCGGTTGGCCTCGACCAGCGCGCTGGTCAGCCGGCGCGATGTGATCATCGTGGCCAGCATCTCGTGCATCTATGGCTTGGGATCGCCCGAGGATTATCGGGCCATGGTCATCGGCATGCGGCGCGGTCAAGAGACCGACCGCGACGAGCTATTGCGCAAGCTGGTCGACGTGCAATACGAGCGCAACGACGTGGAGTTCGCTCGGGCTAAATTCCGCGTTCGCGGTGATTGCGTCGAGCTGTGGCCGTCTTACGAAGAGTACGCTCTTCGCATCGAGTTCTGGGGGGACGAGATCGAGAAGCTCTCGATCATCAATCCCACCAGCGGCGAAGTCATATCGGTCGAGGAAGAACTATACGTCTATCCGGCCAAGCACTTCGTCCTGCCCGAAGAGCGAATCGAGTCGGCCGTGCAGGCTATACGGGAAGAACTCGATCAGCGTCTGACCCAGCTGCGCGATAATGGCAAGCTGCTCGAGGCACAGCGTTTAAATGCCCGGACGCGGTTCGATATCGAAATGCTGCTGGAGGTGGGCTACTGTCCGGGCATCGAGAACTACAGCCGGCCGCTGTCGGGCCGTCCGGCCGGCTCAACCCCTGATACGTTGTTCAACTATTTTCCCGACGACTTCATGATGTTCATCGACGAGTCGCATGCCACGGTGCCGCAGATTCGTGGCATGTTCGCCGGCGATTTCAGCCGTAAATCGACATTAGTCGAGCATGGTTTCCGGCTTCCCAGCGCACTCGATAATCGTCCGCTACGATTCGATGAATGGGAGAAGAGAGTCCGCGAGGTCATCTATGTCTCGGCCACGCCTGGTCCGTACGAATTGGGGCAGACCGGTGGCGAAGTCGTCGAACAGGTGATTCGGCCGACCGGCCTGTTGGACCCGGTGATCGAAGTCAGCCCTGCCCGCGGCCAGGTGCCGCATTTGCTGGGGCAAATACGCGAGCGAGCGGCCGTGGGCGAGCGCGTGCTGGTCACCACGCTCACCAAGCGACTGGCCGAGGACCTGTCGTACTATCTCACCGAGCAAGGCGTGAAGTGCAAGTGGCTGCACAGCGAGCTGGATGCCTTCGAGCGAGTCGAACATCTGCGCGAGCTGCGTGAAGGGCGCTTCGAGGCACTGGTGGGCGTGAACCTGCTGCGCGAAGGGCTCGATCTGCCCGAGGTCTCGATGGTAGCGATTCTCGACGCCGACAAGGAGGGTTTTCTGCGCAGCGAAACCTCGCTAATGCAGACCATCGGCCGCGCGGCCCGCAATGTAAATGCCAAGGTGATGCTGTATGCCGATCGCGTGACCGTATCAATGCAGAACGCGATCGATGAGACCATGCGTCGCCGCGCCTTGCAGCAGGCGTACAACGTCGAGCACGGCATCACGCCCGAGACGGTTCGCAAAACGATCAAGTCCGGCATCGAATCGCAGGCAGCCGCCCATGCCGAGGCCAACCGGGCCGTCGGGCGTAGCGATGAGGCCGAATACATTACCGAGGAATACATTCAGGAGTTGGAAGGCGAAATGCTGGCAGCGGCCGAATCGCTGGAATTCGAACGTGCCGCATCACTCCGCGATCGGATCAGCCAGTTACGCGACTCGATCGGCCGCAAGCGGAACGAAGTCGAGGTTCACGCCACGCGGGAAAAACGAGGCAAACGACGCGGACGCAGCTCCGGGACCGGCGGTCGCGTGCCGCGGCCCAAGCGAGGCTAACCCGGCAAGCCCCCCCGATCATGTTATCTCGGCCCGCCCGCGGAATTTCCTCGTCGCCACAAAACTAAAACCTACCTTTGCGATTCTCTTTGACAGCGGACGAATATGACATAGTGTTTCCACTAGAGGCACGAGCTCGGCCTGCTTTTTGCGAATAGTTTTTGGCGACCGTCGCTGCGTCATTTCCAGTCGGATGTTCATCCGGCCAGGGGCGGTCCCCTAGATCGTGGAGGCTACAGCCATGAGACCGTATGCCGCGAAGATTCTACGCTTCCTCGCTGCCGAGGATGGCCCAACCGCAGTGGAATATGCGGTGATGTTGGCGTTGATCGTGGTCGTCTGCTTGACAGCCATTCAACAGATCGGCACCAGTGCGAACAGCACGTTTAACGCCGTCGCAACACAGCTGAGCTCGTAATCGGCAGGATTCGTAAGCGCCGCGGCTGCATGTGTTGCTGCGACGTGAACACCTGCCAACTACGACCGGCCCAACAGAGTGTACAATCCGGCAGCCAGCCACTGGCTGCCGGATTGTTTTTGCGCTGCGAGCATCCGGCCGCTGCAACACATCAGGGCGAGTTTCCAATTCTTGAATCCCAGGCCTCAACACCTGACGGACGCACGTGGAGACCCGAGCATGCTCCTCCCGGCGATCTTACTTTTGTGCCTCTTCGTGCTTTTGGTGGCAACCTCTTTGGCAGGCTGAGGGAATACAAGGAATGGCCACGAAAAGCGCGAAGAGACACAAAAATCGATACCAGTGCTCGATATGCCCGTGTCATGCCGGCCCAAAGAATCGCGGGCGCAGAGAATACCCCGGGGCCATACCGGCTGAGACGATATTTCGGGGCGACCGGTTAAGAAATCCTCGCTCCGGCGGCCGGCTGCAAGGCCGGTCGCCGGGCTGGATTGTTAGTGCCGAAGAGAGGACTCGAACCTCCACGACCTTACGGCCACAACGTCCTGAGCGTTGCGCGTCTGCCAATTCCGCCACTTCGGCTAACCAGACCTTTATAGGTCAAGAAGTGGACCCTTTCAAGCGGCGCAGATGAGCCGCCGAGGTCCCTTGGCGCAATGGCTCGCGCCGATCGCAGCACGCGGCGCCCAACGCTCGCGTATTAGTAGCGTGACACGCTGCGGTCGATCTCTTCGGCCCAACGGTCGATGCCGCCGGCCATGGTGCAGGCCTTGTTGTAGCCCTGCCCACGCAGCCATCTTGCTACACGCTCGCTGCGCCCGCCATGATGGCAATGAATGACAACTTCCTGATCGCGGTAGGACACGAGCTCGTCCAGCCGGGTCGCCAATTCGCTCATCGGCAGCAGGCGGGCTCCCTCGATGCGCGCGACGGCATATTCGTCAGCTTCGCGACAATCGATCAACAAAAAAGGCTCGCCCGCGTCCAGTTTTTCCTTCACGCTACGGCAGGTAATCTCTAGCGGCATTTCGCTCTCAGCGTTCATGGCCAAGTCACTCGGGTAGCTGTTGTCTTGGGGGGTTCGCACACAAAAATGCATCGCAAGCCGAAGAATTCTACGGCGCGAACGTCCTATCGAGAAGATGCCGATCGGCAGGTTCCTTGTGCAGTCCCTTGGCGTCCGGGACAATACTATATCGCTGTGCCACACGGAGGGATGTCTGAATGCCAGGGAGCGTGGTCGTCATCGCGGGGCCGGCCGACAGCGGCAAGACCGACTGGTTGCTCGCGCACTACCGGAAAGCTGTCGCATCGGCCGGATTGGGCGGCACGCTGTGGATTGCGCCGACGCATCGCAGCGCGGCCGACGTGCGCGGCCGATTGCTGGACGACACGTTAGGCGCCTGCTTCCGGCCGGCCGTGATGACTTTTGCGCAATTCGCCGAACAGGTGCTGGCCGCCAGCGATAGGGTCGTGCAGCCGATTACCGATCTGGTCAAACGGCAGATCGTGCGACGCCTCATTCGCACGG
Encoded here:
- a CDS encoding rhodanese-like domain-containing protein, whose protein sequence is MNAESEMPLEITCRSVKEKLDAGEPFLLIDCREADEYAVARIEGARLLPMSELATRLDELVSYRDQEVVIHCHHGGRSERVARWLRGQGYNKACTMAGGIDRWAEEIDRSVSRY
- a CDS encoding Flp family type IVb pilin; translation: MRPYAAKILRFLAAEDGPTAVEYAVMLALIVVVCLTAIQQIGTSANSTFNAVATQLSS
- the uvrB gene encoding excinuclease ABC subunit UvrB — its product is MEFRLQSPFQPAGDQPQAIATLTEGLRAQRKQQVLMGVTGSGKTFTMANVIQNIQKPTLVLSHNKTLAAQLYGEFKDFFPYNAVHYFVSYYDYYQPEAYIPQRDIYIEKDASINQEIDRLRLASTSALVSRRDVIIVASISCIYGLGSPEDYRAMVIGMRRGQETDRDELLRKLVDVQYERNDVEFARAKFRVRGDCVELWPSYEEYALRIEFWGDEIEKLSIINPTSGEVISVEEELYVYPAKHFVLPEERIESAVQAIREELDQRLTQLRDNGKLLEAQRLNARTRFDIEMLLEVGYCPGIENYSRPLSGRPAGSTPDTLFNYFPDDFMMFIDESHATVPQIRGMFAGDFSRKSTLVEHGFRLPSALDNRPLRFDEWEKRVREVIYVSATPGPYELGQTGGEVVEQVIRPTGLLDPVIEVSPARGQVPHLLGQIRERAAVGERVLVTTLTKRLAEDLSYYLTEQGVKCKWLHSELDAFERVEHLRELREGRFEALVGVNLLREGLDLPEVSMVAILDADKEGFLRSETSLMQTIGRAARNVNAKVMLYADRVTVSMQNAIDETMRRRALQQAYNVEHGITPETVRKTIKSGIESQAAAHAEANRAVGRSDEAEYITEEYIQELEGEMLAAAESLEFERAASLRDRISQLRDSIGRKRNEVEVHATREKRGKRRGRSSGTGGRVPRPKRG
- the sucD gene encoding succinate--CoA ligase subunit alpha codes for the protein MSILINKNTRVLCQGITGKVGQFHTKGCLDYGTKMVGGVTPGKGGESILGLPVFDTVVEAVQQTGADATMIFVPPAFTADAILEAIDAGIKTVIAITEGVPVIDMVRVYDVARHSKSELVGPNCPGVITPEECKIGIMPGHIHRKGPVGLMSRSGTLTYEAAWQLTGLGLGQSTCVGLGGDPIVGTSFIDVLRLFEADPATEAILMMGEIGGTAEEEAAAFVREHVTKPVAAFIAGRAAPPGKRMGHAGAIISGGKGTATEKIAALEAAGIEVAQSPADMGTAMQRAIARKKR